GCTGTCCGCGTAGGGCGCGATCACCGGGACGAGCGCCTTGACGCCGTTGCGGGCGAGCAGGTCGGCGAGGAAGCCGATGCGCTGCACGTTGGTGTGCCGGTCGGCGCGGGTGAAGCCGAGGCCCGCCGAGATGAACTCGCGGATCTCGTCGCCGTCGAGCACCTCGACGCGGTGGCCCTCCTCGCGCAGCCGGCCGGCCAGCTCGTACGCGATGGTGGTCTTGCCGGCGCTCGGCAGACCCGTGAGCCAGACGGTGGCTCCGGTCGTCACGTGGGTCTCCCTGTTGGTCGAAGAGTGTGCAGAAGTCGCGGTCATGTCAGCCGTGCAGCCCGCACTCGGTCTTGGCCCGGCCCGCCCAGCGGCCGGCGCGCGCGTCCTCGCCCGCCAGGACCCGGCGGGTGCAGGGGGCGCAGCCGACGGAGGCGTAGCCGTCCATCAGCAACGGGTTGGTCAGCACGCCGTGTTCGGCGACGTACGCGTCAACGTCGTCCTGAGTCCAGCGGGCGATCGGCGAGATCTTGACCTTCTGCCGCTTCTCGTCCCAGCCGACGACCGGGGTGTTCGCCCGGGTCGGGGACTCGTCGCGGCGCAGTCCGGTCGCCCAGGCGCTGTAGTCCTTCAGCCCCTCCTCGAGGGGCTGCACCTTGCGCAGCTTGCAGCACAGGTCGGGGTCCCGGTCGTGCAGCCTGGGGCCGTACTCGGCGTCCTGCTCGGCGACCGTCCGGCGCGGGGTGAGCGTGATGACGTTGACGTCCATCACGGCCTCGACCGCGTCACGGGTACCGATGGTCTCGGGGAAGTGGTACCCGGTGTCGAGGAACACCACGTCCACTTTGGTGCCGCCGGGCATCGCACGGGAGGCGAGGTGCGCGACCACCGCGTCCTCCATGGAGGAGGTCACGCAGAAACGCTTGCCGAAGGTGTCGGCCGCCCACTGGAGGATCTCCAGCGCGGAGGCGTCCTCCAGATCACGGCCGGCCTGCTCGGCGAGCGCCTTGAGATCCTCGGTACTGCGTTCTTCCTTCACGGTCGTCATATCTCGTCCCCTCCGCTGTCGGCTCGCTGAAACCCCCGGGCGAGCAGCCCGAGGAACTTCAACTGGAAGGCCCGGTTGCACGAGGCGCATTCCCACGCGCCATGCCCCTGCTCGCTCGGACGCAGGTCCTCGTCGCCGCAGTAGGGGCAGTAGAACGGGGCGGCCCGCTCGCTCACGACAGGGCCTCCTCGGAAGCACGCGCGGCCCAGGTCGCGAACCGCTCGCCGTCCTCGCGCTCCGCCTGGAACCGCTTGAGGACGCGCTCGACGTAGTCCGGCAGCTCCTCCGAGGTGACCTTCAGACCGCGGACCTTGCGGCCGAAGCCCGCCTCCAGGCCGAGCGCGCCGCCCAGGTGCACCTGGAAGCCCTCGACCTGCTCGCCCTTGTCGTCGAGGACCAGCTGCCCCTTGAGACCGATGTCCGCGACCTGGATACGGGCGCAGGCGTTCGGGCAGCCGTTGATGTTGATGGTGATCGGCTCGTCGAAGTCCGGGATGCGGCGCTCCAGTTCGTCGATCAGCGAGGAACCGCGTGCCTTGGTCTCGACGATGGCGAGCTTGCAGTACTCGATGCCGGTGCAGGCCATCGTGCCGCGCCGGAACGGGGAGGGCTTCACCGTCAGGTCCAGGGCCTCCAGGCCCTCGACGAGCGAGTCGACCTGCGACTCCGCCACGTCCAGCACGATCATCTTCTGCTCCGCGGTCGTCCGGACCCGGCCGGAGCCGTGCGCCTCGGCGAGTTCCGCGATCTTCGTCAGGGTGGCGCCGTCGACGCGGCCGACGCGCGGTGCGAACCCGACGTAGAAGCGGCCGTCCTGCTGCCGGTGCACACCGACGTGGTCGCGCCAGCGCTCCACGGGCTGCGCGGGCGCCGGGCCGTCGACCAGCTTCCGCTTCAGGTACTCGTCCTCCAGGACCTGGCGGAACTTCTCCGCGCCCCAGTCGGCGACCAGGAACTTCAGCCGGGCGCGGGTGCGCAGCCGCCGGTAGCCGTAGTCGCGGAAGACGGAGATGACGCCCTCGTAGACCTCCGGCACCTCGTCGAGCGGGACCCAGGCGCCGAGCCGGACGCCGATCTTCGGGTTGGTGGACAGACCGCCGCCGACCCACAGGTCGAAGCCGGGCCCGTGCTCGGGGTGGTTCACGCCGACGAACGCGACGTCGTTGATCTCGTGCGCCACGTCGAGCAGGGGCGAGCCGGAGATCGCGGACTTGAACTTGCGCGGCAGGTTGGAGAACGCCTTGTTGCCGATGATCCTGCGGTGGATCTCCTCGATCGCCGGCGTGCCGTCGATGATCTCGTCCTCGGCGATACCGGCGACCGGCGAGCCGAGGATCACGCGGGGCGTGTCGCCGCAGGCCTCGGTGGTGGACAGCCCGACGGCCTCCAGGCGGTTCCAGATCTCGGGCACGTCCTCGATCCGGATCCAGTGGTACTGGATGTTCTGCCGGTCCGTGATGTCGGCGGTGCCGCGCGCGAACTCCTGCGAGATCTCGCCGATGACGCGCAGCTGCGCCGTCGTCAGACGGCCGCCGTCGATGCGGACGCGCAGCATGAAGTACTCGTCGTCCAGCTCCTCCGGCTCCAGGATCGCGGTCTTGCCACCGTCGATCCCGGGCTTGCGCTGGGTGTACAGGCCCCACCAGCGCATCCGGCCGCGCAGGTCGTTGGGGTCGATGGAGTCGAAGCCCCGCTTGGAGTAGATCGTCTCAATGCGTGTCCGCACATTGAGACCGTCGTCGTCCTTCTTGAACTGCTCGTTGCCGTTGAGCGGGGTGAAGTGACCCGCGGCCCACTGACCCTCGCCACGGTGACGGCTCACCTTGCGGCGGGGCGTGGCGGGATTCTGTGGGGTGGCAGCCATGGTGGGTACGTCCTTCGGACAGACAGGGGAGCGGCTCTGGCCTGCGCATACGGGCACACGACTAGTACGTGCGCGTCACTACGCAAGGGGCAAAAGGGAAAAAACCGGTACTGGCTGGGTACTCAGCTCGCCGGACAGATGGCGCTGGACATGCGGCCGAGGTCGACGTGCCGCCGACTCACCAAGGCAATTCCAGTTCCAGGCATGACGGAAGCGTGTCACGGCGTTCTGGACACAGTCCAGCTTCGTCCGTCATGCGGACACCCTTGTCCCATCATGTGGAACAAGGGTGTCGTCGATCACACGGCCCGGACGCCTTGGCGTCCGTGCAGGTCAGAGGCTCCCAGCTCCTGGCCAGGGGCCCGGCGCGGCAACCTCCGGCTCCTCCTCGACCTTGGTGTCGAACAGCTGGAAGCCCCGGCGCTGGTAGTTGGCCATGGCGTGCTCGCCGTCCTTGCTGCATGTATGCAGCCACACCCGCTTCGTCTGCGCCAGCCCCGGCCAGCGGTCCGCGAGGTCCCACGCGCGGGCGGCCCCGTACGACAGCAGGTGCCCGCCGATCCGCCGCCCGCGGAAGGCGGGAACGAGTCCGAAGTAGACGATCTCCACGACCCCGTCGTCCTGCGGCTCCAGCTCCACGTACCCCGCGGGCGTGCCCCGGTCGTAGGCGACCCACGTCTCTACGCCCCGCCGGTTCAGGTACTCCTCCCACCGCGCGTACGTCCAGGAGAGCCGGTCGGTCCAGCGGATGTCCCCGCCGACCGATGCGTACAGGAAGCGGCTGAACTCGGGCGACGGCACCTCCGCGCGGACGATGCGGACATCGCCCTCGGGGGCCGCGGCGGACAGCAGATCGGTCGGGGACGTCTGCTCCAGGGACCACGTGGTCACGGTGATGCTGCTCATGCGGCCAGGGAATCACGGGGCCACGCGGTACGACAAAAGGGTTCCGGGCCCCGGCTCGCGCGCTGAGCCACCCCGGGGAAGTTCGGGCACATTCCCGCGCCGCCGTTCCCCGGAGTCGCTCAGTCCAGCGCGTCGTCCACCGCGTCCAGCGGCACCGCGTACAGCACCCGTCCGCCGGCCGAGCCGAGCGCCGAACCGTCGCCCCCGCTCGTGGCCCCCTCCGTCAGCGTCCACAGCTCGCCCGTCTCCTGCCAGTACGACAGGGACGCGGTGTGCCGGCCCCAGCACGCGTGCGTCTCGTCGGCCTCGCACGTCGCCGCCTTGGCCCCGGAGGCGTTCTGGCGCCAGAGCGTGCCATGCCGGCCGCCGACGGAGGGCGCCCGGTCGATGTACCAGTCCGCCGAGACCGCGCCGCTCCGCCGGTACGAGAGCACGCCCCGCACGCCGGTCGCGTCCGTCTCGTACGCCTCCGTCGCCCTGACGTCGCCCCGCTCGTCCGTGGCGAGCAGGCCGCCGCGGCCGGGCACGGTGCTGAACGGATAGCGCCACACGCGGGCCGGCCGCCGGGTTTCCCCGGACCCGAACCACTCGCTCGCCACCAGGCTGGCCGGGGCCGAGGTGCGGTCGAGCGAGAGGGCGGAGAAGCAGGGGACCCCGCGGTCGTCGGCCGTCGAACAGGGGCCACCGGTCAGGCGGTAGGAGCCGATCGCCGGCAGCACGTACTGGTAGCCGTGTGCCGCGTAGCCGCCCTTCACCCGGCCGATGGCGGAGCTGCCGACGTTCGCCGCCAGGATCCGGTTCAGATCGAAGACCAGCAGGGAGTCGTGGGCGGTGACGATCAGCTTGTCCTGGTACCAGACCATGCCGGACAGGCCGGTGCGGACGGCGTCGAAGTCCTTCCCGCCGGCGCGCGGGGCGACCAGCAGCACCCATTGGTAGGTGAGATGGGCCGGGTCGTTCGCGTCGATGAAGGCGATCCGGGCGAGGTCGCGGTGGGCGGCCGGGTCGCCGGAGCCGCGGCCGTCGCGCGCCCAGCCGGACAGGATGACCCGGTCCGGGCCCCACAGGCCGTCGTCGTCGGCGTCCCCGGAGGTGGTGACGGACCGGGGCAGCCACTGCGTGGTCGTCGCGTCCTCCTGGTCCCAGCAGTAGGCCCGCGTGGCCGTCGGCTTCACGGGCAGTGCGGCCGTCTCGGCGGCGTCGCACTCCGAGTGGTCGCGCATGGTGCGGTCGGCGGACGCGAGGACGTCGTGGACACCGACGTTGCCGCCCATCGCACGGGTGAGCGTGTCGAGCGTGCCGCGCTCGGTGAGGTCGTCGTGGAGACGGAACTTCGCGGTCTCGGCGGCGGCGGTGACGGGGGCCAGGCTTCCGGGGTTGTTCCCGCCCGCGGCCTGCGAGGTGCTGATCAGCGTGGCGGCGGCGGTCAGTGCCAGTGCGGTTCCGGCCAGCGTGGCCCGCAGCGCACGACCTCTGCGCCTGCGACGGTGCCTGCCACGATGCTTCATACAACCTCCCGGCGTAGGCCAACTGCTCCTCGTGGTCCGAACGTTGACCCAGGGAGCGGTGGGGTGGCCTGTGAGGGGGATGGTACGGCAGATGGCACGCCGCTCGGCCGAAGACCCCGTAAAGCGAGGGGAATCCCTCGCCCGGAGGGCACACTTGGCCCATCACCGGGTTCGGGCGGCGGCTTCCCACGTCTCGCCGAGCCCCAGGAGCGGTCCCCGTGCGCGCACCACCCCGGGCGCCATCGAGTGCGGCAGCAGGTCCCGTGGGTCGTCCGGGGTCAGCACCTCCACGTTTGCCGACTCGCAGAAACGATAAGGCCGGTGTTCCAGGAACGCCCCGAGGTACCGCCGCACACGGGACATCTCCGCGCGCACGGTGACGGTGCGGGCCGGGTCCCCGAACACGTCGGCGGCCAGGGCCGCGGCCGTGCGGCCCGCGCGGTGGAGGGCCAGCAGGAAGAGCAACTCGGCGTGCCGGGGACTGAGTTCATGCGTCCAGGAGCCCGTGTCCCCGAAGACCGTCACCGACCAGCGGCGCGGATGCGCGACGTCCAGCACGATCCGCGTGGTGCGCTGCGGCGAGGGCGCGTCCACGGCCCGGATCAGCCAGCCGCCCGGGAGCGGCTCCACCGCGCAGGGGCCCAGCGCCG
The Streptomyces sp. CGMCC 4.7035 DNA segment above includes these coding regions:
- a CDS encoding nitrite/sulfite reductase; protein product: MAATPQNPATPRRKVSRHRGEGQWAAGHFTPLNGNEQFKKDDDGLNVRTRIETIYSKRGFDSIDPNDLRGRMRWWGLYTQRKPGIDGGKTAILEPEELDDEYFMLRVRIDGGRLTTAQLRVIGEISQEFARGTADITDRQNIQYHWIRIEDVPEIWNRLEAVGLSTTEACGDTPRVILGSPVAGIAEDEIIDGTPAIEEIHRRIIGNKAFSNLPRKFKSAISGSPLLDVAHEINDVAFVGVNHPEHGPGFDLWVGGGLSTNPKIGVRLGAWVPLDEVPEVYEGVISVFRDYGYRRLRTRARLKFLVADWGAEKFRQVLEDEYLKRKLVDGPAPAQPVERWRDHVGVHRQQDGRFYVGFAPRVGRVDGATLTKIAELAEAHGSGRVRTTAEQKMIVLDVAESQVDSLVEGLEALDLTVKPSPFRRGTMACTGIEYCKLAIVETKARGSSLIDELERRIPDFDEPITININGCPNACARIQVADIGLKGQLVLDDKGEQVEGFQVHLGGALGLEAGFGRKVRGLKVTSEELPDYVERVLKRFQAEREDGERFATWAARASEEALS
- a CDS encoding phosphoadenylyl-sulfate reductase; this translates as MTTVKEERSTEDLKALAEQAGRDLEDASALEILQWAADTFGKRFCVTSSMEDAVVAHLASRAMPGGTKVDVVFLDTGYHFPETIGTRDAVEAVMDVNVITLTPRRTVAEQDAEYGPRLHDRDPDLCCKLRKVQPLEEGLKDYSAWATGLRRDESPTRANTPVVGWDEKRQKVKISPIARWTQDDVDAYVAEHGVLTNPLLMDGYASVGCAPCTRRVLAGEDARAGRWAGRAKTECGLHG
- a CDS encoding putative leader peptide; its protein translation is MPGTGIALVSRRHVDLGRMSSAICPAS
- a CDS encoding GNAT family N-acetyltransferase, coding for MSSITVTTWSLEQTSPTDLLSAAAPEGDVRIVRAEVPSPEFSRFLYASVGGDIRWTDRLSWTYARWEEYLNRRGVETWVAYDRGTPAGYVELEPQDDGVVEIVYFGLVPAFRGRRIGGHLLSYGAARAWDLADRWPGLAQTKRVWLHTCSKDGEHAMANYQRRGFQLFDTKVEEEPEVAAPGPWPGAGSL
- the cysC gene encoding adenylyl-sulfate kinase encodes the protein MTATSAHSSTNRETHVTTGATVWLTGLPSAGKTTIAYELAGRLREEGHRVEVLDGDEIREFISAGLGFTRADRHTNVQRIGFLADLLARNGVKALVPVIAPYADSREAVRKRHQESGAPYIEVHVATPVEVCSVRDVKGLYAKQAAGELKGLTGVDDPYEEPESPDLRIEHRNQTVQESAAAVYALLSERGLL